In a genomic window of Actinomycetota bacterium:
- a CDS encoding class I SAM-dependent methyltransferase — MHMKSVDAAAIYDGPAIGLLFIDGWHSTEAVEEDVHSWLPYLAPQRTIVFDDWERPEVGQGIKTSAHWFPPWSVRSARI; from the coding sequence ATGCATATGAAGTCGGTGGATGCCGCTGCGATCTACGACGGTCCAGCCATCGGATTGCTCTTCATTGATGGCTGGCATTCAACAGAAGCTGTGGAAGAAGACGTCCACAGCTGGCTGCCCTATCTCGCACCGCAGCGCACCATAGTTTTCGATGACTGGGAGCGCCCGGAAGTCGGCCAAGGCATCAAGACATCCGCTCATTGGTTCCCGCCTTGGTCGGTTCGATCGGCAAGGATCTGA
- the ilvA gene encoding threonine ammonia-lyase IlvA, with product MTQQRGSDAHLPINADAIDEAARRLVGVVTTTPLEHNARLSDATGAEVWLKREDLQTVRSYKVRGAYNLIAQLDEHARAAGVVAASAGNHAQGVAYACFALGVRGRVYLPRTTPRQKQDRIAALGGSMIEIIIGGDNYDEAAGSAAADAIATGATIVPAFDDARTIVGQGTVIREAVEELGSAPDVVVVPVGGGGLLAGSIAWLTERCPNTRIIGVEPAGAASLAAAIAARQPVTLSEIDTFIDGAAVRRVGDVTFPIIAASKVQLVAAPEGRVCSEMLALYQTDGIIAEPAGALASAALGMSVVDIPKSAKVICVLSGGNNDVSRYAEIVERALIFEERKHYFLVDFPQEPGALRRFLDEVLGPNEDITLFEYVKRSNRETGPALVGIELSSASDLPGLLARMEAAPPRIEKIDAASPLFRFLL from the coding sequence GTGACTCAACAACGTGGAAGTGACGCTCACCTTCCGATCAACGCTGATGCGATCGATGAAGCTGCGCGTCGCTTAGTCGGTGTTGTGACCACCACTCCTCTCGAACACAATGCGCGCCTGTCGGATGCCACCGGCGCCGAGGTATGGCTCAAGCGTGAGGATCTTCAAACGGTGCGCTCCTACAAGGTGCGTGGCGCATACAACTTGATCGCCCAACTGGATGAGCACGCGCGTGCCGCAGGCGTGGTCGCCGCGAGCGCTGGCAATCATGCGCAAGGCGTTGCGTACGCCTGCTTCGCACTTGGTGTACGGGGTCGGGTGTATCTGCCGCGAACGACGCCCCGACAGAAGCAGGATCGGATTGCAGCGCTGGGCGGCAGCATGATCGAGATCATCATCGGTGGCGACAACTATGACGAAGCAGCTGGCTCGGCGGCCGCTGATGCCATCGCAACCGGAGCGACAATCGTGCCCGCGTTCGACGATGCGCGGACCATTGTTGGGCAGGGAACCGTGATCCGCGAGGCAGTTGAAGAGCTTGGTTCGGCTCCGGATGTAGTTGTGGTTCCCGTTGGCGGAGGTGGACTGCTCGCTGGTTCCATCGCATGGCTTACAGAGCGGTGCCCGAACACTCGAATCATCGGAGTCGAGCCTGCGGGAGCGGCAAGCCTTGCCGCTGCTATCGCGGCCAGGCAACCCGTCACCTTGAGCGAGATCGACACCTTCATCGACGGCGCTGCTGTGCGCCGCGTCGGGGACGTCACCTTCCCGATCATTGCGGCCTCGAAAGTGCAGCTCGTGGCAGCGCCAGAGGGTCGAGTGTGCAGCGAGATGCTCGCGCTCTACCAGACTGACGGGATCATCGCCGAGCCTGCGGGCGCGCTGGCAAGCGCGGCCCTGGGCATGTCGGTAGTCGACATCCCGAAATCGGCGAAGGTGATCTGCGTGCTCTCAGGCGGAAACAATGACGTCAGTCGATACGCCGAGATCGTCGAGCGGGCTTTGATCTTCGAAGAGCGAAAGCACTACTTCCTCGTCGACTTTCCGCAGGAGCCCGGCGCTCTTCGCCGATTCCTGGATGAAGTGCTGGGCCCGAATGAGGACATCACCCTGTTCGAATACGTCAAGCGCAGCAACCGTGAAACCGGGCCTGCATTGGTCGGCATCGAACTCTCGAGCGCAAGCGACTTGCCAGGTCTGCTCGCGCGAATGGAGGCTGCCCCTCCCCGCATCGAGAAGATAGATGCGGCCAGCCCGCTCTTCCGCTTCCTGCTCTGA
- a CDS encoding MDR family MFS transporter, which yields MSTDKQVRDSDGTTLGSDAADAATSEVPPAERPPVANLKLLFASLMIVMFLASLSQMVFATALPTIVGELHGVNQMVWVITGYMLASTVAMPIYGKAGDLFGRKNMLLVAIPIFTIGSLIGALAPTMTWLITARVIQGLGGGGLIILSQASVADFIPARRRGKYSGIMGATFATSSVAGPLLGGWLTEGPGWRWVFWIVIPQAIVAGFALVLLMPTTHKQAAVRPKIDVAGICLMALATTGIVLIATLGGHSYEWLSPQILVMAASSLLIGTLFVFIETRAEHPVIPMTMFKNRNFVLVTTTGLLTGICMYGAMGYLPTYFQMAEGVSATEAGLLMVPLMGFLLLGSIAVGNLVSRTGRYKAMPIIGSLLVALALWLLSTVTLATPLAQICSYMALMGIGLGSSMSILTLIVQNELPHRLVGTATAANNYFRQVGSSLGAAIVGSLFVARLGMLLTERLPAAANTADARKSFTPDIVSALPEVIRQIVLHAYNEALVPIYAAMVPLALIAAVLMTFVRENPLATEIVHEAPAESLAEGQLLISDFDSEDERVV from the coding sequence ATGTCAACAGACAAGCAGGTTCGCGACTCTGACGGCACGACATTGGGCAGCGATGCCGCGGACGCAGCGACCTCAGAAGTTCCACCCGCAGAGCGGCCACCGGTTGCAAATCTGAAACTTCTGTTCGCCTCGTTGATGATCGTGATGTTCCTAGCATCGTTGAGCCAGATGGTCTTCGCAACGGCATTGCCCACAATCGTCGGCGAACTGCACGGCGTCAACCAGATGGTGTGGGTGATCACCGGATACATGCTGGCCTCGACCGTGGCCATGCCGATCTATGGCAAGGCAGGAGATCTCTTCGGCCGCAAGAACATGCTGCTCGTAGCAATCCCAATCTTCACGATCGGATCCCTCATCGGCGCCCTGGCTCCGACCATGACCTGGCTCATCACCGCCCGTGTGATCCAAGGTCTGGGCGGCGGCGGCTTGATCATCTTGTCGCAGGCGTCAGTAGCGGATTTCATCCCTGCGCGGCGACGCGGAAAGTACTCCGGAATCATGGGAGCGACCTTCGCCACCTCTTCGGTTGCCGGACCGCTGCTGGGCGGGTGGCTGACTGAAGGGCCTGGCTGGCGGTGGGTCTTCTGGATCGTGATCCCTCAGGCCATCGTCGCTGGCTTCGCTCTGGTGCTGCTCATGCCCACCACTCACAAGCAAGCAGCCGTACGCCCCAAGATTGACGTCGCAGGCATCTGCCTCATGGCCTTGGCCACCACCGGGATCGTCCTCATCGCAACCTTGGGCGGCCACAGCTACGAATGGCTTTCTCCGCAGATCCTCGTGATGGCCGCGTCCTCGCTGCTGATAGGCACCTTGTTCGTATTCATCGAGACTCGCGCCGAGCACCCGGTGATACCGATGACCATGTTCAAGAACCGGAATTTCGTGCTCGTCACTACGACCGGTCTGCTCACCGGCATATGCATGTATGGGGCCATGGGGTATCTGCCTACGTACTTCCAGATGGCCGAGGGAGTATCCGCCACGGAGGCAGGGCTGCTCATGGTCCCCCTGATGGGCTTCCTGCTGCTGGGCTCGATTGCCGTGGGAAATCTGGTCTCCAGGACCGGTCGCTACAAGGCCATGCCCATCATCGGATCCCTTCTCGTCGCACTTGCACTCTGGCTGCTGTCGACGGTCACCTTGGCAACACCACTGGCACAGATCTGCTCATACATGGCACTGATGGGCATCGGGCTGGGCTCCAGCATGTCGATCCTGACGTTGATCGTTCAGAACGAGCTTCCTCATCGCCTTGTCGGAACAGCAACCGCAGCGAACAACTACTTCCGGCAGGTCGGCTCGAGTCTTGGAGCGGCCATCGTCGGTTCGCTGTTTGTCGCGCGCTTGGGCATGCTGCTCACCGAACGCCTGCCGGCGGCAGCGAACACTGCCGATGCCAGGAAGTCCTTCACGCCTGACATCGTCAGCGCCCTGCCCGAAGTGATCCGGCAGATTGTCCTGCATGCCTACAACGAGGCACTCGTACCCATCTACGCGGCCATGGTTCCGCTAGCGCTGATCGCCGCCGTGCTGATGACCTTTGTCAGAGAGAATCCGCTGGCAACCGAGATCGTGCATGAGGCTCCGGCAGAATCCTTGGCTGAAGGCCAGCTTCTCATCTCCGACTTCGACAGTGAGGACGAGCGCGTGGTCTGA
- a CDS encoding glutathione peroxidase, giving the protein MSTLQEIPVDSITEEATSLGDYAGSVLLVVNVASKCGLTPQYEGLEALYRQFKDEGLVVMGFPANNFREQEPGDNAEIAEFCSLTYDVTFPLFSKISIVGEDKHPLYAKLIEQAPPITGDTESHRTRLREYGITPTEDPDVTWNFEKFLVSRDGQVVGRFAPSIKPGDSEIVEAIQAELSK; this is encoded by the coding sequence GTGTCAACACTTCAAGAGATCCCAGTCGACTCGATCACCGAGGAGGCGACTTCACTGGGCGACTACGCAGGATCAGTGCTGCTCGTCGTCAACGTTGCCTCGAAGTGCGGGCTCACCCCGCAGTATGAGGGCCTTGAGGCGCTCTACCGACAGTTCAAGGACGAAGGCCTTGTTGTGATGGGCTTCCCCGCGAACAACTTCCGCGAGCAAGAGCCAGGCGACAACGCTGAGATCGCCGAGTTCTGCAGCCTGACCTACGACGTCACCTTTCCGCTGTTCTCCAAAATCAGCATCGTGGGAGAAGACAAGCACCCGCTCTACGCGAAATTGATCGAACAGGCGCCACCAATTACTGGTGACACCGAGTCACACCGCACCCGACTGCGCGAATACGGCATCACACCAACTGAAGACCCTGATGTCACCTGGAACTTTGAGAAGTTTCTCGTGTCACGTGACGGTCAGGTTGTCGGGCGCTTCGCACCCTCCATTAAGCCTGGCGATTCGGAAATCGTAGAGGCAATTCAGGCCGAGCTCTCGAAGTAG
- a CDS encoding PaaI family thioesterase, with translation MELESMESDDNDSALASMGKALRALQDAATATSAPMSVAVEVSQAIEDATSMLQAFVANPALVGTDFPTYVRARAAHTLMPQMTVVARTPESVEFSVLFGIFYRNPFGQVHGGAIAMVFDTAIARLGLGGTKRFLTANLSVDYRGSAPVDVELMVKIRLARIDGRKRFIEGELMNGDELLAEVRALFIEARN, from the coding sequence TTGGAACTCGAATCGATGGAATCCGACGACAACGATTCGGCACTTGCAAGCATGGGCAAGGCTCTTCGCGCGCTACAGGATGCGGCGACCGCCACGAGCGCTCCCATGTCGGTAGCGGTTGAAGTTTCGCAAGCCATTGAGGACGCCACCAGCATGCTGCAAGCCTTTGTGGCCAACCCGGCGCTTGTCGGGACGGACTTTCCCACGTACGTCCGTGCTCGTGCGGCTCACACCCTCATGCCGCAGATGACCGTGGTGGCTCGAACGCCAGAGTCAGTTGAGTTCTCTGTTCTCTTTGGAATCTTCTATCGCAATCCCTTTGGACAGGTGCATGGGGGAGCGATCGCCATGGTGTTTGACACCGCCATTGCTCGCCTAGGGCTTGGCGGCACGAAGCGGTTTCTCACCGCGAACTTGAGCGTTGACTACCGTGGATCAGCTCCGGTTGATGTCGAACTCATGGTGAAGATTCGACTTGCCCGAATTGATGGCAGAAAGCGCTTCATCGAAGGCGAACTCATGAATGGCGATGAGCTCTTAGCTGAAGTGCGCGCACTGTTCATTGAGGCTCGGAATTGA
- a CDS encoding alpha/beta hydrolase, protein MAAHVAYDEFGMFQENAEEFGIAFRAPIVRRESVVMPDGRVMSSLVWGTGDPEIVLLHGGGQNAHTWDTVALALDRPLLAIDLPGHGHSDAGRPGLVVTQGNAEDVAHVIRALAPNARGVVGMSMGGLTTLALSLHAPDLVRSAILVDVTPGVTRDQASQIIGFLSGPVTFADFDEILARTVQFNPTRTERSLRRGILHNAEQLDDGSWVWRHQRHRLDGDVDEQPLSGGNLDELGFGDLWDAVAQVKGPICLARGMRDQSVVSDEDEAEMLRRNPATKVTHFEESGHSLQGDEPVKLARLIDDFMP, encoded by the coding sequence ATGGCTGCACACGTCGCATACGACGAGTTTGGGATGTTCCAGGAGAACGCCGAGGAGTTCGGGATCGCATTCCGTGCGCCGATAGTGCGACGCGAATCCGTGGTGATGCCTGACGGCCGCGTGATGAGTTCCTTGGTCTGGGGGACTGGCGATCCCGAGATCGTGCTGCTGCACGGCGGCGGCCAGAACGCCCATACCTGGGACACGGTCGCATTGGCGCTCGATCGGCCGCTACTTGCCATCGACCTGCCTGGCCACGGGCACTCCGATGCCGGCCGTCCGGGGCTTGTTGTCACTCAAGGCAATGCAGAGGATGTCGCACACGTCATCCGTGCACTCGCTCCAAACGCGCGCGGTGTCGTTGGTATGTCGATGGGCGGGCTGACCACCTTGGCGCTTTCATTGCATGCACCTGACCTCGTGCGGTCCGCGATCCTTGTCGATGTGACGCCTGGCGTCACTCGCGATCAGGCTTCGCAGATCATCGGCTTCTTGAGCGGACCGGTGACTTTCGCTGACTTCGACGAGATCCTGGCTCGAACGGTCCAATTCAATCCGACGCGTACCGAACGCTCGCTGCGGCGTGGGATCCTCCACAACGCTGAGCAGTTGGACGACGGCAGCTGGGTCTGGCGCCATCAGCGCCACCGGCTCGATGGCGATGTCGATGAGCAGCCCCTATCTGGCGGCAACCTTGACGAACTCGGATTTGGAGACTTGTGGGATGCCGTCGCTCAGGTCAAGGGGCCGATTTGCCTCGCAAGAGGGATGCGGGATCAGTCCGTGGTCAGCGACGAGGACGAAGCTGAGATGCTGCGCCGCAATCCTGCGACGAAGGTGACCCACTTCGAAGAGTCTGGCCATAGCCTCCAAGGAGACGAGCCGGTGAAACTTGCCCGACTCATAGATGACTTCATGCCTTGA
- a CDS encoding glutathione peroxidase gives MSALQEIPVESINAEPSSLGEYAGSVLLVVNVASKCGNTPQYEGLEALYGNFKDQGLVVLGFPANNFGGQEPRDNAEIVEFCSTTYSVTFPLFSKISIVGEDTHPLYAELIAQAPVTEGDKPEHRALLRQHGVTTTEDPEVLWNFEKFLVSRDGKVVGRFAPHVTPDDASILAAIERELSK, from the coding sequence ATGTCAGCACTGCAGGAGATCCCAGTTGAATCAATCAACGCGGAGCCGAGTTCACTAGGCGAATACGCAGGTTCGGTGCTGCTAGTCGTCAACGTCGCTTCGAAATGCGGAAACACGCCGCAATACGAAGGTCTGGAAGCGCTCTACGGAAACTTCAAGGACCAAGGCCTGGTCGTGCTCGGCTTCCCTGCCAACAACTTCGGCGGCCAGGAACCAAGAGACAACGCCGAGATAGTTGAATTCTGCAGCACCACCTATTCCGTCACCTTTCCCTTGTTTTCCAAGATCAGCATCGTGGGAGAAGACACGCACCCGCTCTATGCAGAACTGATCGCGCAAGCTCCAGTAACTGAAGGTGACAAGCCGGAGCACCGCGCCTTGCTCCGCCAGCACGGCGTAACGACCACAGAGGATCCTGAGGTGCTTTGGAATTTCGAGAAGTTTCTTGTCTCACGCGACGGAAAGGTTGTCGGGCGCTTCGCTCCTCACGTCACGCCGGACGATGCGTCGATCCTTGCGGCAATCGAGCGCGAACTCTCGAAATAG